The Streptomyces puniciscabiei genomic interval CAGGGCCAGGGCGCGGGTCGGGGCGGCGGCCAGACGGGTGGCCCACTCGCGGGCCGTCTTCTCCAACTCGCCGTCCGGAACGACCCGGTTGACCAGACCCAGGCGGGCCGCGTCCGCCGCCGGCACCGCGTCGCCGAAGAACATCAGCTCCTTCGCCCGGTGCGGGCCCAGCAGGCGCGGGAGCAGGTACGCGCCGCCGGCGTCCGGCACCAGACCCCGCCGTACGAACACCTCCACGAAACGGGCCGACTCGGCGGCCAGGACCAGGTCGCAGGCGAACGCCAGGTGCGCGCCGAGGCCCGCCGCCGTGCCGTTCACGGCGGCGATCACCGGCTTCTCGCAGTCCAGGACGGCCCCGATCAGACGCTGGGCGCCCTGGCGCAGCATCCGGGCCACGTCGCCGGGGAGCCGGGCGCCGGGGCCGGGGCCGGAGTCGGAGCCGGAGCCCGAGCCGGGGCCGGAGTCGGAGCCGGCAGCGGAGCCCGCGCCCGAGCCGGAGCCAGAGTCGGAGCCCGCAGCGGAGCCCGCGCCCGAGCTGGAGCCCGCGCCCGAGCCGGAGCCAGAGTCGGAGCCCGCGCCGGAGCCGGAGCCTGCAGCGGAGCCCGCGCCCGCGCCCGCGCCGGAGCCCGCGCCCGAGCCGGAGCCCGTCCCGCCCCGCAGGTCCGCGCCCGCGCAGAAGCCCCGCCCCCTGCCGGTCAGCACCACCGCCCGGACGTCCGGGTCGGCCGACGCCTGCGCGAGCAGGTCGATCAGCCGGTCCCGCAGCGCCGGGGTGAGGGCGTTGAGGGACTCGGGGCGGTTCAGGGTGAGGTGGGCGACCTGGTCGCGCCGCTCGGTCTCCAGCTCGCTCACCGGCACACCACCAGCGCGTCCAGCGCCACCGCGCCCTGCCCCCGGGGCAGCACCAGCAGCGGGTTGATGTCCAGCTCCGCGATGAAGTCGCCCAGTTCGAGCGCCATGCGCTGGACCCGCAGGACCACCTCCACCAGCGCGTCCCGGTCGGCCGGCGGGCGGCCCCGGACACCGTCCAGCAGGGCCCGGCCGCGGAGCTCGGTGAGCATGGCGCGGGCCTGGTCCTCGCCGAACGGCGGAACACGGACCGCCGCGTCGTGCAGGACCTCCACCAGCACCCCGCCGAGCCCTACCGTCACCGTCGGGCCGAACAGGTCGTCGTGGCTCATCCCGAGGACCATCTCTACGCCCTGCTCGACCATCTGGCACACCAGGATCCCGTCCAGCGCGACACCCTCGTAGCGGGCGATGTCGGTGAGCTCGCGGTAGGCGTCCCTGACCTGGCTGGCCGACGTCAGACCGATCTTCACCAGGCCCAGTTCGGTCTTGTGGGCGATCTGGGCCCCGGAGGCCTTCATCACCACCGGGTAGCCGACCTGGGCCGCCGCCCGTACGGCCGCCGCCGCGCTGGTCACCAGCTGCTCGCGTGGCACCCGGATGCCGTAGGCGCGCAGCAGCTGCTTGGCCGCGTGCTCGCTCAGCTGCTGGCCCGGGCGCATCAGCGCCTCCGCCTTGCGGTACGACGGCGAGGGCGTGCGCGGGGCCTCGTCGAAGGGCGAGCGGTAGTCGCTCACGAAGCGGTGGTGGTCCAGCCAGGCGCGGACGGCCCTGAGGCAGTTGCCCAGCGTGCGGAAGGTGGCCACCCGCGAGGAGCCGAGCAGGACCTCGCGGTACGCCGCCTCCGTGCCCACCGGCGAACCCCACACCACGCACACCAGCTTGTCCGTCTCCTCCGCCGCCTCGACCAGGTCCGCCACCAGCTTGTCGCTCAGCGGCGGGAACGGGCCCGTGACCGGGCAGATCAGGACGCCGACCGACGGGTCGGCGAGGATCGCGTCGATGATCTTCCGGCCGCGCGCGTCGCCCACGGGATGCCCGCCGTTGTCCACCGGGTTGGCGACGCTCAGGTACTCCGGTATCCACTGGTGCAGCTCGGCCTGCCTGGCCTGCGACAGGCGCGGCAGGTGGAGCCCGGCCGCGGTGGCGAGGTCGGCCGCGTGCGCGCCGGTGCCGCCGGAGATCGAGTACACCGCGACCCCGTCCGCCAGCGGCGCCCGCGCCCGCGCCAGCAGGGCCGCGGTGTCCTGGAGTTCGTCGAGCCCGTCGACCCGTACCACCCCGAACTGCCGCATCGCCGCGTCCACCACGTCGTCGGCGCCGGTGAGCTTGCCGGTGTGCGAGGCCGCCGTACGCGCGCCGGCCTCGGTGCGGCCGACCTTCACCGCGACCACCGGCACCCCGCGGCGGGCGGCGCGGTCGGCGGCCAGCAGGAAGGCGCGGCCGTCCTTCAGGCCCTCCACGTAACAGGCGACGGTGCCGACCTCGGGCTGCTCGGCGAACCAGGAGAGGAAGTCGGCGGTCTCCAGGTCGGCCTCGTTGCCGGTGGGCGCCCAGTGGGAGAGCCGGATGCCCAGCTCCTGCAGGGCGAAGACCGGCCGGCCCTGGTGGCCGGACTGGGTGATCAGGGCGATCGCCGGGCCGGTCAGATCCTCCCGGAAGTGCTCGAAGGCGTTGAGGTTGGTGTTCGGGCCCAGCAGGCGCAGGCCCGAGCGCCGTACGGCGTCCGCGAGCCGCGCTTGCGCCTCGGCGCCCGCCTCGCCCGTCTCGGCGAACCCGGAGGCGAAGGCGACCGCGAACCTCACCTTGGCGTCGGCCAGTTCCTCGACCACCGGCAGCGGGTCGGCGACCAGCAGTACGGCCAGGTCGATCTGCCCGGGCGGCAGTTCGGCGACGGAGGCGGCGCAGGGGATGCCGAAGACCGAGGGGCGGGTCGGGTGCACCGGATACACCCGCGCCCCCACCCGCTCGGCCCAGGCCAGCAGCTGCCGGGTGATCCCGGTGTTGGGGCGTCCCTCCGCGTCCGAGGCGCCGATCACGGCGACCGACTCGGGCCGGAAGAAGCGGGTCAGGTCGGGGACGTCCGCGTACAGCGGCCGCCCGCTGACGTCCAGATCGTCGACCCGGTCGTGGACGACGGGTCCGGGCCGCCGCTCGCCGCACGCGATGACCCGGGCCCGGCGGGAGTCGGTGGTGAGGGTGCCGTGGGTTGATCCAAGCATCGGTCCGCCCGCTCCTGTGAGACAGCACAAGTAAACTGACGCTCTGTCAGATTACTGAACTGACGCAATGTC includes:
- a CDS encoding enoyl-CoA hydratase/isomerase family protein, coding for MSELETERRDQVAHLTLNRPESLNALTPALRDRLIDLLAQASADPDVRAVVLTGRGRGFCAGADLRGGTGSGSGAGSGAGAGAGSAAGSGSGAGSDSGSGSGAGSSSGAGSAAGSDSGSGSGAGSAAGSDSGPGSGSGSDSGPGPGARLPGDVARMLRQGAQRLIGAVLDCEKPVIAAVNGTAAGLGAHLAFACDLVLAAESARFVEVFVRRGLVPDAGGAYLLPRLLGPHRAKELMFFGDAVPAADAARLGLVNRVVPDGELEKTAREWATRLAAAPTRALALTKQLVNTSLESDRATAFAAEAWAQELNMTTEDAQEGLRAFAERRGAVFRGR
- a CDS encoding acetate--CoA ligase family protein yields the protein MLGSTHGTLTTDSRRARVIACGERRPGPVVHDRVDDLDVSGRPLYADVPDLTRFFRPESVAVIGASDAEGRPNTGITRQLLAWAERVGARVYPVHPTRPSVFGIPCAASVAELPPGQIDLAVLLVADPLPVVEELADAKVRFAVAFASGFAETGEAGAEAQARLADAVRRSGLRLLGPNTNLNAFEHFREDLTGPAIALITQSGHQGRPVFALQELGIRLSHWAPTGNEADLETADFLSWFAEQPEVGTVACYVEGLKDGRAFLLAADRAARRGVPVVAVKVGRTEAGARTAASHTGKLTGADDVVDAAMRQFGVVRVDGLDELQDTAALLARARAPLADGVAVYSISGGTGAHAADLATAAGLHLPRLSQARQAELHQWIPEYLSVANPVDNGGHPVGDARGRKIIDAILADPSVGVLICPVTGPFPPLSDKLVADLVEAAEETDKLVCVVWGSPVGTEAAYREVLLGSSRVATFRTLGNCLRAVRAWLDHHRFVSDYRSPFDEAPRTPSPSYRKAEALMRPGQQLSEHAAKQLLRAYGIRVPREQLVTSAAAAVRAAAQVGYPVVMKASGAQIAHKTELGLVKIGLTSASQVRDAYRELTDIARYEGVALDGILVCQMVEQGVEMVLGMSHDDLFGPTVTVGLGGVLVEVLHDAAVRVPPFGEDQARAMLTELRGRALLDGVRGRPPADRDALVEVVLRVQRMALELGDFIAELDINPLLVLPRGQGAVALDALVVCR